The following are encoded together in the Melitaea cinxia chromosome 22, ilMelCinx1.1, whole genome shotgun sequence genome:
- the LOC123664644 gene encoding piggyBac transposable element-derived protein 4-like: MGTILLSRLNDFWKKDRLFSIPIFAQQMSRIRFLLIMRYLHFTSEMESEDPLFKIRSLIDYFNNKMVECYYPAAQLTLDESMVLWRGRLSFRQFIKNKRHKYGIKLYMLTEPDGLILKLRVYTGGKDLEVAGKGHAEKVVMDLLYKKINSGHEIYMDNFYNSFGLAKKLHDKKTYGTGTLRKNLKGNSF, encoded by the coding sequence ATGGGGACTATACTTCTGAGTCGTCTAAATGATTTCTGGAAAAAAGATAGACTGTTTTCTATACCGATTTTTGCTCAGCAAATGAGCAGAATCAGATTTCTTCTCATAATGAGGTATCTACATTTTACCTCGGAGATGGAAAGTGAGGACCCGTTATTCAAGATAAGAAGTCTCATTGAttatttcaacaataaaatGGTTGAATGCTATTATCCGGCAGCACAATTAACTCTAGATGAAAGTATGGTGCTGTGGAGAGGGCGACTGAGCTTTcgtcaatttataaaaaataaacgccACAAATACGGCATCAAACTTTACATGCTGACAGAACCAGATGgcttgattttaaaattacgaGTGTATACAGGTGGTAAAGACTTAGAAGTAGCAGGGAAGGGCCACGCAGAAAAAGTTGTCATGGAtctactttataaaaaaataaatagtggtCATGAGATATATATGGACAATTTTTATAACAGTTTCGGTTTAGCCAAGAAGTTACATGATAAGAAGACGTACGGCACGGGCACTCTACGCAAAAATCTGAAAGGAAATTCCTTCTGa